The following proteins are encoded in a genomic region of Polynucleobacter paludilacus:
- a CDS encoding CDGSH iron-sulfur domain-containing protein, translating into MPKPIIAQKSPCPLEVEAGQVYFWCACGKSKRQPYCDGSHTASGFNPLRVAEAEAKTVYLCACKQTITPPYCDGSHTKL; encoded by the coding sequence ATGCCTAAGCCCATCATTGCGCAAAAGTCGCCATGTCCATTAGAGGTCGAGGCAGGGCAGGTCTATTTTTGGTGTGCTTGTGGAAAAAGTAAGCGCCAGCCGTATTGTGATGGCTCACACACTGCATCAGGATTCAATCCTTTGCGGGTTGCAGAAGCTGAAGCCAAAACGGTATACCTATGTGCTTGCAAACAAACTATTACGCCACCGTATTGTGATGGCTCACACACCAAGCTCTAG